In Desulfuribacillus alkaliarsenatis, the following proteins share a genomic window:
- a CDS encoding RrF2 family transcriptional regulator yields the protein MKLTTRGHYGLMALAHLALKADQGPIPLRVIAASENIPEQYLEQLFVDLRKANLIKSIRGAKGGYTLARNPSDIIVGEAIRVLEGPIAPVDCLRDHEPDCCDKTSHCATKMVWEKLKHSMVNVLDDLTLEDIVNQELVVEGDKGGAV from the coding sequence ATGAAGCTAACCACGAGAGGTCATTACGGTCTTATGGCATTAGCCCACCTAGCATTAAAAGCTGATCAAGGTCCAATTCCACTACGTGTTATTGCTGCTAGTGAGAATATTCCTGAGCAATACTTAGAGCAGCTATTTGTTGATTTGCGTAAAGCAAATTTAATTAAAAGCATTCGTGGTGCTAAGGGAGGATATACCTTGGCGAGGAATCCAAGTGATATTATAGTTGGCGAAGCTATTCGAGTTTTAGAGGGGCCAATTGCCCCTGTAGATTGCTTGCGCGATCATGAGCCAGATTGCTGCGATAAGACATCCCATTGCGCCACAAAAATGGTCTGGGAAAAGCTAAAACATTCAATGGTGAATGTTTTAGATGATTTAACTTTAGAGGATATTGTTAATCAAGAATTAGTTGTTGAAGGTGACAAAGGAGGGGCAGTATGA
- a CDS encoding 2-hydroxymuconate tautomerase, with the protein MPFVTVELLEGRTMEQKRALAEKVTEAVEQTTGAPKERIHVFVKDIKKDEYAPSGIFVCDK; encoded by the coding sequence ATGCCTTTTGTTACTGTTGAACTACTAGAAGGTCGCACTATGGAGCAAAAAAGAGCTTTAGCTGAGAAAGTCACAGAAGCTGTTGAACAAACAACTGGTGCACCTAAGGAAAGAATTCACGTATTCGTTAAAGACATTAAGAAGGACGAATATGCGCCAAGTGGCATATTCGTATGTGACAAGTAA
- a CDS encoding AMP-binding enzyme yields MVEAWSPFYYQHHHLELENLLKQHQAVSDAGVVGIPDIIKGELRHAFIRLKDGHVWSDELKCELVSLVEKTYAKDCIPHEFYQVEKMPKTRSGKLSRQQLKTWALDGVQ; encoded by the coding sequence ATGGTTGAAGCTTGGAGTCCTTTCTATTACCAGCACCATCATTTAGAACTTGAGAATTTGTTGAAGCAGCACCAAGCAGTTTCTGATGCTGGTGTCGTAGGTATTCCAGATATAATTAAGGGTGAGCTACGCCATGCGTTCATTCGGTTGAAGGATGGTCATGTATGGTCTGATGAATTGAAATGTGAGTTGGTTTCATTAGTTGAGAAGACGTATGCTAAGGATTGCATACCACACGAGTTTTATCAGGTAGAGAAAATGCCTAAGACACGTAGTGGTAAGCTATCAAGACAGCAGTTAAAGACGTGGGCGCTTGACGGCGTACAATAA
- a CDS encoding S8 family peptidase: MGYRFYIPLAVTAFVAVAGRHYKKLYANRVKNRKIIVFKNWYSENEITRSINYLKHKGVIPIRALPSIRAICCGLDANCNKQELLRDPNVLRVDDDIEISIKPIPYLFPFITPQLPKKTIIPWGVDRIRAPEVWQRNTGAGVRVAVIDTGVDLSHPMLKPNLRQGINILDPDKAPKDDNGHGTHVAGTIAAIGGAGNLIGVAPRAKIYPVKAFDGNGKALLSDLGKAVEWCVENDIRLINMSFGTSSSNPTLEEIYHQAYERDAIMVAAAGNNGPDGTVGYPGKYPFTITVGATTEDNEIANFSSRGPQVNICAPGVEILSCWLHGGTRRIKGTSMATPHVAGTVALMLERYPQLHFGQVRQILKSTAIKLAGIERNMQGMGMVDCQNAVELLY; encoded by the coding sequence ATGGGATATCGTTTTTATATTCCACTAGCGGTTACTGCCTTCGTAGCAGTAGCTGGCAGACACTATAAAAAGCTGTACGCTAATAGAGTGAAAAATAGAAAAATTATTGTTTTTAAAAATTGGTACTCAGAAAATGAGATTACTAGAAGTATTAATTATTTAAAGCATAAAGGCGTAATACCGATACGAGCACTACCTAGCATAAGGGCAATATGCTGTGGACTAGACGCCAACTGTAATAAACAAGAGCTCTTACGAGATCCTAATGTTTTAAGGGTCGACGACGACATAGAAATATCAATTAAACCAATTCCTTACTTGTTTCCTTTTATTACACCGCAGCTACCGAAAAAGACTATTATTCCTTGGGGTGTTGATCGAATTCGTGCCCCTGAGGTATGGCAGAGAAATACAGGGGCAGGGGTAAGGGTCGCAGTTATCGATACAGGAGTAGATCTCAGTCACCCTATGCTTAAGCCGAATTTACGACAAGGTATCAACATATTAGATCCAGATAAAGCTCCTAAAGACGATAATGGTCACGGAACGCACGTAGCTGGGACAATAGCTGCTATAGGTGGTGCTGGCAACTTAATAGGTGTGGCACCTAGAGCTAAAATATATCCTGTTAAAGCCTTTGATGGAAATGGCAAAGCCCTTTTATCCGATTTAGGTAAAGCGGTAGAGTGGTGTGTTGAAAATGATATCAGGCTAATTAACATGAGCTTTGGAACTAGTAGTTCAAATCCAACCCTTGAAGAAATATACCATCAAGCATATGAGCGAGACGCTATAATGGTTGCTGCAGCAGGTAACAATGGACCAGATGGGACTGTCGGCTATCCTGGTAAATACCCATTTACAATTACAGTTGGCGCAACTACTGAAGACAATGAAATTGCAAACTTTAGTAGCCGAGGTCCGCAAGTAAATATTTGTGCACCTGGTGTAGAAATCCTATCATGCTGGTTGCATGGTGGAACAAGAAGAATAAAAGGTACGTCTATGGCAACGCCTCACGTTGCTGGTACTGTTGCTTTAATGCTTGAGAGATATCCTCAATTACATTTTGGGCAAGTTCGACAAATATTAAAATCAACAGCAATAAAACTAGCTGGAATTGAACGAAATATGCAAGGTATGGGAATGGTTGATTGTCAGAATGCTGTAGAATTGCTATATTAG
- a CDS encoding M1 family metallopeptidase — protein sequence MRSTLLSTLAMSILVFSVITIVHMERQYDINVLAYFTVASINQETHRSNQLPNELITNEYDKDKELKASERPHYVIKAQLNPNKAVIHGIMTVKTSLPASNNLVFNNYPPFNMNNMSIDEVRVFDQEVNFQFNNNRLTIPLNLSEEEIYRASADNLSVEIAFTTKVPQLGTRFGVKDDIWLLTTWYPLLGVKNQHNQWFTRPIPVGFGDPFYFEHADYDVYLLAPDNIKWVTSGSLVSQTTLENNLVKYHWQEETIRNFALVGSKHYTISELAMDDGVTIQIALTSDRYLETTKQILEYSYPLFKDVFGALPYNTLSVAETSWGTNFALEYPNLAIYSKDLYSQGNHEHWLVHEFAHNWWYNAVGNHEITDGWIDEGLVEHAVVLYLEHRYGRERGQELRNYFRNQNRQLINRNPLMRMNKTLMDFQTQSDFFNSWYYRSADMFLTLREELGEIKYNYFLRTLFENNIGSIIDIEDLNRVLRETIKGNHQYFDTWVNQPFSMTPFELQATPLPVKINGQHIPDSQVHYVDWELYVPQKAFEEVLFSNTSSAITITESNGQIYYNDQIVFSLPAVITDNQVLLPLELIKHISEHQFVWDYERNLLTINVTRLHR from the coding sequence ATGCGTTCTACGTTATTATCTACTTTAGCAATGAGTATATTAGTCTTTTCTGTTATAACCATCGTGCACATGGAGCGTCAGTATGACATTAATGTATTAGCATATTTCACCGTAGCTTCTATTAATCAAGAAACGCATCGTAGCAATCAGCTTCCTAACGAACTAATTACTAACGAATATGATAAGGATAAGGAGCTTAAAGCTTCAGAGCGCCCTCATTATGTAATTAAAGCACAGCTTAATCCTAATAAGGCTGTTATACACGGCATTATGACTGTAAAAACTAGTTTGCCAGCTAGTAATAATCTAGTTTTTAATAATTATCCCCCTTTCAACATGAACAATATGAGCATTGACGAGGTTAGGGTATTTGACCAAGAGGTTAACTTTCAATTTAACAATAACCGACTAACTATCCCCCTGAATCTATCAGAGGAAGAAATATACAGAGCTAGTGCAGATAATCTATCCGTAGAGATTGCTTTCACTACTAAGGTTCCACAGCTAGGTACACGCTTTGGTGTTAAAGACGATATCTGGCTGTTAACTACCTGGTATCCATTACTCGGAGTGAAAAACCAGCATAACCAATGGTTTACTAGACCTATTCCCGTCGGTTTTGGAGACCCATTCTATTTTGAGCATGCTGATTATGATGTATACTTGCTAGCCCCCGATAACATTAAATGGGTTACAAGCGGTAGTCTCGTAAGCCAGACAACGCTGGAAAATAATCTAGTAAAATACCACTGGCAGGAAGAAACGATTCGCAACTTCGCCCTTGTCGGCAGCAAGCATTATACAATTTCTGAACTAGCAATGGATGATGGGGTAACTATCCAAATTGCTTTAACAAGTGACCGCTATCTTGAAACTACTAAACAGATACTAGAGTATAGCTATCCGTTGTTCAAAGATGTATTCGGTGCATTGCCATACAATACTTTGTCTGTAGCAGAAACGAGTTGGGGAACTAACTTTGCTTTGGAGTATCCGAATTTAGCAATATATTCAAAGGACTTATATTCACAGGGTAATCATGAGCACTGGCTAGTCCATGAGTTCGCACACAATTGGTGGTATAATGCCGTTGGTAATCATGAAATTACGGACGGCTGGATTGATGAGGGCTTAGTAGAACACGCCGTAGTACTATATTTGGAGCACCGTTATGGCAGAGAACGAGGTCAGGAGCTGAGAAATTATTTCCGTAACCAGAATAGACAACTGATAAACAGGAATCCGCTGATGCGAATGAATAAAACACTAATGGATTTTCAAACCCAATCTGACTTCTTCAATAGCTGGTATTATCGTTCGGCAGATATGTTCTTAACATTGCGTGAAGAACTTGGGGAGATTAAATATAACTACTTCCTAAGGACTTTATTCGAAAATAATATCGGTAGCATTATCGATATCGAGGACTTAAATAGAGTTTTACGTGAAACTATAAAAGGAAATCATCAATACTTTGACACATGGGTTAATCAGCCCTTTAGCATGACGCCATTTGAATTGCAGGCTACACCTTTACCAGTGAAAATTAACGGTCAGCATATCCCTGATAGTCAGGTTCATTACGTAGACTGGGAGCTGTATGTACCACAAAAGGCCTTTGAAGAAGTGCTATTTTCTAACACCAGCAGCGCTATAACTATTACTGAAAGTAACGGTCAAATTTACTATAATGACCAAATTGTCTTCAGTTTACCTGCTGTAATTACTGACAATCAAGTCCTGCTTCCACTTGAATTAATTAAGCACATTAGTGAGCATCAGTTTGTCTGGGATTACGAGCGAAATTTGTTAACGATTAATGTAACTAGATTGCATAGATAA
- a CDS encoding NAD(P)H-dependent flavin oxidoreductase produces MMPRLPIIQGGMAVRVSTATLAAAVANNGGIGIIAGTGLSIEQLKAEIRKARELTLGKGYIGVNILFAARKFAELAKAAMEEKIDFVISGAGFSRDMFAWSKEYNVPIISIVSTAKFAKLAERLGAAAIVVEGKEAGGHLGTDRSVKDILPEVVKEVKIPVIAAGGIVDGYDIAEMFKLGASGVQMGTRFVASEECEAADSFKQLFIQSVPEEETVLIDSPVGLPGRALRNEFTDRIAGTDIGVEKCKACLKVCSQRFCILDALERAVDGDASGGLVFSGEYAHRINEILPVKVIMEQLAAEMKQAMQS; encoded by the coding sequence ATGATGCCTAGACTACCAATCATTCAAGGCGGAATGGCTGTCCGTGTTTCAACCGCAACATTAGCAGCGGCAGTGGCTAATAATGGTGGTATAGGTATCATAGCAGGAACTGGTTTAAGTATAGAGCAGCTCAAAGCTGAAATCAGAAAGGCACGTGAGCTTACACTTGGTAAGGGTTACATAGGTGTGAACATTTTATTTGCTGCTAGAAAATTCGCAGAATTAGCGAAAGCGGCTATGGAAGAGAAAATAGATTTCGTAATTTCTGGTGCAGGCTTTTCCCGCGATATGTTTGCGTGGAGTAAAGAATACAATGTTCCAATTATCTCGATTGTTTCAACGGCAAAGTTTGCTAAATTAGCAGAGCGTTTAGGTGCTGCAGCAATCGTTGTTGAAGGTAAAGAGGCTGGTGGACATTTAGGCACTGATAGATCAGTGAAAGATATTTTACCTGAGGTTGTTAAAGAGGTTAAAATTCCAGTAATTGCAGCTGGTGGTATAGTTGACGGTTATGATATTGCAGAGATGTTCAAGCTAGGTGCAAGTGGTGTGCAAATGGGTACACGTTTTGTAGCAAGTGAAGAATGTGAGGCTGCTGATTCCTTTAAACAGTTATTTATACAATCGGTACCTGAGGAAGAAACAGTGCTTATAGATAGTCCTGTTGGTCTGCCAGGTCGTGCACTTAGAAATGAATTTACTGATCGAATAGCAGGTACAGACATAGGGGTCGAAAAGTGTAAAGCTTGCTTAAAGGTATGCAGTCAACGTTTCTGTATTCTTGATGCATTAGAAAGAGCAGTAGATGGTGATGCTTCAGGTGGGTTAGTTTTCTCAGGTGAGTATGCCCATCGAATAAATGAAATTCTACCAGTAAAAGTTATTATGGAGCAGCTTGCGGCTGAAATGAAGCAGGCAATGCAAAGCTAG
- a CDS encoding GerAB/ArcD/ProY family transporter: MNDKRPLDTLTIEGGRISLQQLFFLCIIFVISTADIFLPNYVADVAREDAWISVIIGTAASMVTVWLACKLQLRVGRRNIVDSCDTLLGHILGRIVSLLYIITFITIAALIMRELNEIMLNVFLMRTPILAVSIAMILVAAYGAFHGLETFSRVSEILTPLGILILILVILFNITDIQLKHFTPILYHGIMPSLHGGLLIFTWLSQVVIIVFMVTPYLREFDYRLTHVAVSSVAVLGIMMMLGVLAIAIFGPERTAKLIFPALYLVRNIDIHDFIQRLDAFIFAIWVGGITVKMIMMYYFSVLMTSQWFRIPSYKTIIPPIGVLIILISIVMFPNLHILNIFFRAILPYVAAIFAVFIPLLLLVISYRKNFNPKL; this comes from the coding sequence ATGAATGATAAAAGACCGTTAGACACATTGACTATAGAAGGTGGAAGAATCAGCTTGCAACAGCTGTTCTTTTTATGCATCATATTTGTTATTTCAACGGCGGATATCTTCTTGCCTAACTATGTAGCGGATGTAGCCCGAGAAGATGCCTGGATATCAGTTATTATTGGCACTGCTGCTTCTATGGTAACTGTCTGGCTTGCTTGTAAACTACAGTTGCGGGTAGGTCGTAGAAATATTGTCGACAGTTGTGATACATTGCTTGGTCATATTCTTGGAAGAATTGTATCTTTATTATATATAATCACCTTTATAACTATTGCGGCCCTAATTATGCGTGAGTTGAATGAGATTATGTTAAATGTGTTTTTAATGAGAACCCCAATTTTAGCGGTTTCTATAGCAATGATTTTAGTTGCTGCATATGGGGCATTCCATGGATTAGAGACATTTAGTCGTGTTTCAGAAATCTTAACACCTTTAGGGATACTAATTCTAATACTGGTCATTTTGTTTAATATAACTGATATACAGCTAAAGCATTTTACGCCAATCTTGTATCATGGTATAATGCCTTCTTTACATGGAGGATTACTAATATTCACTTGGTTAAGTCAAGTTGTTATTATAGTTTTTATGGTAACTCCATATTTGCGCGAGTTTGATTATAGACTGACTCATGTAGCTGTTAGTTCAGTTGCAGTCCTTGGTATCATGATGATGCTAGGCGTCTTAGCGATTGCAATTTTTGGTCCTGAACGAACTGCTAAACTCATATTTCCAGCCTTATATTTAGTCAGAAACATTGACATCCACGACTTTATTCAACGACTCGATGCGTTCATATTTGCGATTTGGGTCGGCGGTATTACTGTGAAGATGATTATGATGTACTACTTCAGTGTGCTTATGACAAGCCAATGGTTTCGTATCCCTAGCTATAAGACAATCATCCCTCCAATCGGGGTGCTAATTATCTTGATATCAATTGTAATGTTTCCGAATTTACACATATTAAATATTTTTTTTCGGGCTATTCTTCCATATGTAGCCGCAATATTTGCTGTTTTCATCCCTTTACTACTACTGGTAATTTCATATCGTAAAAACTTTAATCCAAAGTTGTAA
- a CDS encoding DUF3243 domain-containing protein produces the protein MSVVDNFDEWKSYLSKRIQQAESMGVSQQDIQQAASRIGDFLAENVEPDIRENQLLKELWLNSSEDEQQAIANALVKMLDR, from the coding sequence ATGTCTGTAGTAGATAACTTTGATGAGTGGAAGAGCTATTTATCAAAGCGCATTCAGCAAGCAGAGTCGATGGGTGTCTCCCAACAGGATATTCAGCAAGCAGCTAGCCGAATTGGAGATTTTCTTGCTGAAAATGTTGAGCCTGACATTAGAGAAAACCAATTGTTAAAAGAGCTTTGGCTTAATAGTTCGGAAGACGAACAACAAGCAATTGCCAACGCATTAGTGAAAATGTTAGACAGGTAA
- a CDS encoding spore coat protein — translation MQLQQGQGQMQQKQQVPETPMLNDRDILNEMISLEKHASNLYHTATIEASNPSLHQSCSNIMQETLQCQRKLFQLMSQKGWYSPQNADQQQVSQAYQKFQGYMQSQFPQNQ, via the coding sequence ATGCAACTTCAACAAGGGCAAGGGCAGATGCAGCAGAAGCAGCAAGTGCCAGAAACTCCAATGTTAAATGATAGGGATATTCTTAACGAAATGATTTCTCTTGAGAAGCATGCTTCTAATCTTTATCATACTGCTACTATTGAAGCAAGTAATCCTAGCTTACATCAATCCTGTAGTAATATCATGCAAGAGACTCTACAGTGCCAACGGAAACTATTCCAGCTTATGAGTCAGAAGGGCTGGTACAGCCCGCAAAATGCTGATCAGCAACAGGTTAGTCAAGCTTACCAGAAGTTTCAGGGCTATATGCAGTCTCAATTTCCACAAAATCAGTGA
- a CDS encoding Fur family transcriptional regulator: MATQTQQIIRELHSCNVRVTPQRLKILSFLKSTDTHPTAEEIYQNVSENCYGLSLATVYNTLNLLKEHNLVIELKYGDLASRFDGNIQEHYHVYCKSCGKVADFWGSPITDLLAEAEEKTDYNIDSVRLDLYGTCTACKEQQQEQELN, encoded by the coding sequence ATGGCTACACAGACTCAACAGATTATTCGTGAGCTGCATAGTTGTAATGTTAGAGTGACACCACAGCGTTTGAAAATTTTATCTTTTTTGAAGTCAACGGATACTCATCCGACTGCGGAAGAGATATATCAGAATGTCAGTGAAAATTGTTATGGCTTAAGCTTGGCTACAGTGTATAATACTTTAAACCTGTTAAAAGAACATAACCTAGTGATTGAACTTAAATATGGAGATTTAGCTAGCCGTTTTGATGGAAATATACAGGAACACTACCATGTATACTGCAAAAGCTGCGGCAAAGTTGCTGATTTCTGGGGATCTCCAATAACCGACTTATTAGCTGAAGCTGAAGAAAAGACAGACTATAACATAGACTCAGTTCGTTTGGACCTATATGGTACATGCACTGCATGTAAAGAACAACAGCAAGAACAAGAATTAAATTAA
- a CDS encoding DUF445 family protein, with protein sequence MEQPLLYLMIAIVIGGIIGGGTNLLAIKMLFRPYTALYVFNYRLPFTPGVIPNKQGQLAEKIASVVSNYILTPQAISQGLKNTGIQTTIHGSLINQFDKLKHNQEPIGKYLSSLGLKQQTISEYVTSALFRQLIKANNPAFVQGQTQKFIDHFGDIPLNKLLPEALLSSVENNIDKVIPVILKNIANNLEETETKIAIIQMIDQTLEVKNPLLRKLLFTLINDSQLQNQIIKKLQKLIESEAIHNHIEQQLSSHWHKIVSYSLTDLNNKHPEDFAEVLQALNQITHKGLQRSLHSEQLKDTIKEEIERLLIKVWQTRISTFHSLAEPYINNIVDWVVSKVLKHVEENLGELLSQLNIHEIVKQQVSSFPATKLEEMILQVAKKELHYIAYIGVLLGGIMGVIQFLILYNTL encoded by the coding sequence ATGGAACAACCGTTATTATATTTGATGATTGCTATTGTTATCGGAGGCATAATTGGTGGAGGAACAAACCTCTTAGCCATTAAGATGTTATTTCGGCCTTATACTGCTCTATATGTTTTTAATTATAGATTACCCTTTACACCAGGCGTCATACCTAACAAGCAAGGCCAGCTAGCAGAAAAAATTGCATCCGTAGTATCTAATTATATCTTAACTCCCCAAGCAATTTCTCAAGGATTAAAGAATACTGGGATTCAAACAACTATTCACGGTAGCTTAATTAATCAATTTGACAAACTTAAGCATAACCAGGAACCAATTGGCAAATATCTATCTAGCCTTGGACTAAAGCAACAAACAATTTCAGAATATGTTACTAGTGCATTGTTTAGACAATTAATAAAAGCGAATAATCCAGCATTTGTTCAGGGTCAAACGCAAAAATTCATCGACCATTTCGGTGACATTCCTTTAAACAAGCTATTACCAGAAGCACTTCTATCATCAGTTGAAAACAATATCGATAAAGTAATCCCAGTAATTCTAAAAAACATTGCTAACAATTTAGAAGAAACAGAAACGAAAATTGCTATTATTCAAATGATTGATCAGACCCTAGAGGTGAAAAATCCACTTCTACGTAAGCTGTTATTCACACTAATTAACGATTCTCAACTGCAAAATCAGATTATCAAGAAATTGCAAAAGCTCATAGAAAGTGAAGCTATACATAATCACATAGAGCAACAGCTATCTAGCCATTGGCATAAAATTGTCTCCTATAGTCTTACAGACCTTAACAATAAGCATCCAGAGGATTTTGCCGAGGTTTTACAGGCTTTAAATCAAATAACACATAAAGGCCTCCAGCGTAGTCTACATAGCGAACAACTCAAGGACACAATAAAAGAAGAAATTGAACGCTTACTAATTAAAGTATGGCAAACACGAATCTCAACTTTCCATAGCTTGGCTGAACCTTACATCAATAATATTGTGGATTGGGTGGTCAGTAAGGTGCTAAAGCATGTTGAAGAAAATCTTGGGGAGTTATTAAGTCAATTAAACATTCATGAGATAGTTAAACAGCAGGTGTCATCTTTTCCAGCTACTAAGCTTGAGGAAATGATACTGCAGGTAGCTAAAAAGGAATTGCACTATATAGCCTATATTGGGGTCTTATTAGGAGGTATTATGGGCGTTATACAGTTTTTAATTCTATACAACACCCTTTAA
- a CDS encoding NAD(P)/FAD-dependent oxidoreductase, whose amino-acid sequence MKVAIIGAGLSGLSCAHELERNGIQPTIFELRHTVGELYNHVGALLQLIYRPIKEPLTFIRRNYGIHLSPLAPLESIEMNTVNRTRTVTGNLGWFFVRGQTQGTLENQMASQIKSRIIFNTYGTVNELKEEYDYVVVCTGNNSQPAIEMGLTQTILQTWVRGQVVLGDFDPNKLIMWTNTNYMKSGYAYLTPFSKEKASLILIVPNTTREELEYYWNLFVDIEKLNYHVVEQYEEDHAANHVYPKQVGNVMFAGTVGGFLDPFLGFGQFSAITSGHLAARAIITGESFNTVSQQLSDTINSSIAIRERIDTLDNKKYDVLVTLLGNPIMSKLIYGTNFNYIKYTASALNMFNKIFPVKPEK is encoded by the coding sequence ATGAAGGTAGCTATTATTGGTGCAGGCTTATCTGGACTTTCCTGTGCCCACGAATTAGAGAGAAACGGTATCCAACCTACAATCTTTGAGCTTAGACATACCGTAGGTGAGCTATATAACCACGTTGGCGCTTTACTTCAATTAATCTATAGACCAATTAAAGAGCCTTTAACATTTATTAGACGAAACTACGGCATACATCTTTCTCCATTGGCTCCGTTAGAGTCAATTGAAATGAATACGGTAAACCGAACGAGAACGGTTACGGGCAATTTAGGCTGGTTTTTTGTACGTGGTCAAACGCAGGGAACTTTAGAAAATCAAATGGCATCACAAATTAAGAGCCGCATTATTTTTAACACCTACGGTACAGTAAATGAACTAAAGGAAGAATATGACTACGTCGTCGTATGTACTGGCAATAATTCACAGCCAGCAATAGAAATGGGTTTAACACAGACAATTTTGCAAACATGGGTGCGTGGGCAGGTTGTATTAGGGGATTTTGATCCTAATAAGTTAATCATGTGGACAAACACCAATTACATGAAAAGTGGTTATGCGTACTTAACACCATTTAGTAAAGAAAAGGCATCATTGATTCTGATTGTTCCTAACACAACCAGAGAAGAGTTGGAATATTATTGGAACCTGTTCGTCGATATTGAGAAGTTAAATTACCACGTTGTCGAACAGTACGAAGAAGATCATGCAGCTAACCATGTATATCCAAAGCAAGTCGGTAATGTTATGTTTGCAGGGACAGTCGGAGGATTCCTTGATCCTTTCTTAGGCTTTGGACAATTCTCAGCAATAACTAGTGGACATTTAGCCGCCCGTGCAATAATAACTGGCGAATCATTCAATACCGTATCTCAGCAGCTATCTGACACTATCAACAGTTCTATTGCAATTCGTGAGCGTATCGATACATTAGACAATAAGAAATACGACGTCCTAGTTACCTTATTAGGCAACCCCATTATGTCGAAACTAATATATGGTACTAACTTTAACTATATTAAATATACAGCCAGTGCTTTAAATATGTTTAATAAAATCTTTCCAGTTAAGCCTGAAAAATAA
- the nifS gene encoding cysteine desulfurase NifS, whose amino-acid sequence MKKVYLDHGATTPMRAEVIDEMVKIYREEAGNPSSVHQFGRSARKVLEEARMKVAEIIGAEPKEIIFTGSGTESDNIAILGTARLKAKQGKGKHIITSSVEHHAVSDTCKMLMKEGFDVTFLPVDADGLVSVESVKQALREDTILVTIMHANNEVGTVQPIAEIGSLLKGHPAVFHTDAVQTVGKLPVNVNELGVDLLSISAHKIYGPKGVGVLYIKKGQRVESLMYGGGQERKIRPSTENLAGIIGMAKAMELAKNELEAESTRLQVLRDRLIKELLETIPETKLNGHPTKRLPHNANISFEYIEGESLILSLDMKGIAVSSGSACTSGSLDPSHVLMAMGLTHQTAHGSLRMTLGKSTTDEDIDYVVAELKTVVQRLREMSPVWDQRAKV is encoded by the coding sequence ATGAAAAAAGTATACTTAGATCATGGAGCTACAACTCCAATGAGAGCTGAAGTTATAGATGAAATGGTGAAAATATATAGGGAAGAAGCGGGAAATCCGTCAAGTGTCCATCAGTTTGGCAGAAGTGCCCGCAAGGTATTAGAAGAAGCTAGAATGAAGGTGGCAGAAATTATAGGCGCTGAGCCCAAGGAAATCATCTTCACTGGTAGTGGTACAGAATCTGATAACATTGCAATATTAGGAACAGCTAGACTGAAAGCTAAACAGGGGAAAGGAAAGCACATAATTACATCTTCTGTTGAACATCACGCAGTTTCTGATACATGTAAGATGCTGATGAAGGAAGGCTTTGATGTCACGTTCCTACCAGTTGATGCAGATGGGCTTGTCTCAGTGGAAAGTGTAAAACAAGCATTGAGAGAAGATACGATATTAGTTACAATTATGCATGCTAACAATGAAGTCGGAACAGTGCAGCCAATTGCAGAAATAGGCAGTTTATTGAAGGGTCATCCAGCCGTCTTCCATACGGATGCTGTACAAACTGTCGGCAAGCTACCTGTTAACGTTAACGAGCTAGGCGTTGATTTATTATCTATATCCGCTCACAAAATATACGGTCCCAAGGGAGTGGGAGTCTTATATATTAAAAAAGGTCAACGTGTAGAATCATTGATGTATGGTGGTGGTCAGGAACGCAAGATTCGTCCAAGTACAGAAAATCTTGCAGGAATTATTGGTATGGCTAAGGCTATGGAGCTAGCAAAAAATGAATTAGAAGCGGAGAGTACACGATTACAGGTGCTGCGTGACCGTCTAATTAAAGAACTGTTAGAAACAATACCAGAAACTAAACTTAACGGTCATCCAACTAAAAGATTGCCCCATAATGCTAACATCAGCTTTGAATATATAGAGGGCGAATCACTAATTCTAAGTTTAGATATGAAAGGAATTGCCGTTTCCAGTGGATCTGCCTGTACATCGGGGTCTCTAGATCCATCACATGTACTTATGGCGATGGGACTTACCCATCAAACGGCACACGGAAGTCTACGTATGACATTAGGGAAAAGCACGACAGATGAAGATATAGACTATGTAGTAGCGGAACTTAAAACTGTAGTTCAACGCTTACGTGAAATGTCTCCAGTTTGGGATCAAAGAGCTAAAGTTTAA